Proteins from one Burkholderia oklahomensis C6786 genomic window:
- a CDS encoding bifunctional 5-dehydro-2-deoxygluconokinase/5-dehydro-2-deoxyphosphogluconate aldolase: protein MTSPTLSFAQHRPLDVICIGRVAVDLYAQQIGARLEDASSFAKYLGGSSGNIAFGCARLGLKSAMLSRVGHDHMGRFVSETLAREGCDTSRLRTDPERLTALVLLGLKDRDTFPLVFHRENCADMALDENDFDEAFIASSKALLITGTHFSTEQVNRASRRALDYARRNQVRTVLDIDYRPVLWGLTGKADGETRFIANEGVTAHLQRILPLFDVVIGTEEEFRIAGGKDALLDALAMVRAVTSATLVVKRGPLGCSIVDGDVPATLDALPIIGGVEVEVMNVLGAGDAFASGFLSQWLRGRPFDEAARAANACGALVVSRHGCSPAMPTPAELAYFLGEAKRDPVRMRRPDLDPTLARLHRVTPARTPRDEVLGFAFDHRNQFFELARLTGASVARVGKLKRLFVEAVAQTEAQLGLAGRIGVLIDDRYGQDALNDATGRAWWIGRPVELPGSLPLEFDHGRSIGTTLVSWPREHVAKCLVQYHPDEPAEQRIEQETQLRALYDAVQASGHELLLEVIPPRRADLPQAADTVYRALKRLYNIGIHPEWWKLAPLDAAQWKAIDALIAERDPCCRGVVLLGLSAPVDALVDGFKAAAASATCRGFTVGRTIFHEPSRAWLAGEIGDAEVIARVRQTFETLIGAWRAARASDGAHDRHAAARRVAA from the coding sequence ATGACTTCCCCTACTCTCTCCTTTGCGCAGCATCGCCCGCTCGACGTGATCTGCATCGGCCGCGTCGCGGTCGATCTCTACGCGCAGCAGATCGGCGCGCGGCTCGAGGACGCGTCGAGCTTCGCGAAGTATCTCGGCGGCTCGTCGGGCAACATCGCGTTCGGCTGCGCGCGGCTCGGCCTCAAATCGGCGATGCTCTCGCGCGTCGGCCACGACCACATGGGCCGCTTCGTGTCCGAGACGCTCGCGCGCGAAGGCTGCGACACGAGCCGCCTGCGCACCGATCCCGAGCGCCTGACCGCGCTCGTGCTGCTCGGCCTGAAAGACCGCGACACGTTTCCGCTCGTCTTCCATCGCGAGAACTGCGCGGACATGGCGCTCGACGAGAACGACTTCGACGAGGCGTTCATCGCGTCGTCGAAGGCGCTCCTCATCACCGGCACGCACTTCTCGACCGAGCAGGTGAACCGCGCGAGCCGCCGCGCGCTCGACTACGCGCGCCGCAACCAGGTGCGCACGGTGCTCGACATCGACTATCGCCCCGTGCTGTGGGGCCTCACCGGCAAGGCCGACGGCGAGACGCGCTTCATCGCGAACGAAGGCGTGACCGCGCACCTGCAGCGGATCCTGCCGCTCTTCGACGTCGTGATCGGCACCGAAGAGGAATTCCGCATCGCGGGCGGCAAGGACGCGCTCCTCGACGCGCTCGCGATGGTGCGCGCGGTGACGAGCGCGACGCTCGTCGTCAAGCGCGGGCCGCTCGGCTGCTCGATCGTCGACGGCGACGTGCCCGCGACGCTCGACGCGCTGCCGATCATCGGCGGCGTCGAAGTCGAAGTGATGAACGTGCTCGGCGCGGGCGACGCGTTCGCGTCGGGCTTCCTGTCGCAATGGCTGCGCGGCCGCCCGTTCGACGAAGCGGCGCGCGCGGCGAACGCGTGCGGCGCGCTCGTCGTGTCGCGGCACGGCTGCTCGCCCGCGATGCCGACGCCCGCCGAGCTCGCGTATTTCCTCGGCGAGGCGAAGCGCGATCCCGTGCGGATGCGCCGCCCCGACCTCGATCCGACGCTTGCGCGGCTGCATCGCGTGACGCCCGCGCGCACGCCGCGCGACGAGGTGCTCGGCTTCGCGTTCGATCATCGCAACCAGTTCTTCGAGCTCGCGCGGCTGACGGGCGCGAGCGTCGCGCGCGTCGGGAAGCTCAAGCGCCTGTTCGTCGAGGCGGTCGCGCAGACGGAAGCGCAGCTTGGGCTCGCCGGCCGGATCGGCGTGCTGATCGACGACCGCTACGGCCAGGATGCGCTCAACGACGCGACGGGCCGCGCCTGGTGGATCGGCCGCCCGGTCGAGCTGCCCGGCTCGCTGCCGCTCGAATTCGATCACGGCCGCTCGATCGGCACGACGCTCGTATCGTGGCCGCGAGAGCACGTCGCGAAGTGCCTCGTCCAATACCATCCGGACGAGCCCGCCGAGCAGCGGATCGAACAGGAAACGCAGCTGCGCGCGCTGTACGACGCGGTGCAGGCGAGCGGCCACGAACTGCTGCTCGAAGTGATCCCGCCGCGCCGCGCGGACCTGCCGCAGGCCGCCGACACCGTGTACCGCGCGCTCAAGCGCCTGTACAACATCGGCATCCATCCGGAATGGTGGAAGCTCGCGCCGCTCGACGCCGCGCAATGGAAGGCGATCGACGCGCTGATCGCCGAGCGCGATCCCTGCTGCCGCGGCGTCGTGCTGCTCGGCCTCTCGGCGCCCGTCGACGCGCTCGTCGACGGCTTCAAGGCGGCGGCCGCGTCCGCGACGTGCCGCGGCTTCACGGTCGGCCGCACGATCTTCCACGAGCCGAGCCGCGCGTGGCTCGCGGGCGAGATCGGCGATGCCGAGGTGATCGCCCGCGTACGGCAGACCTTCGAGACGCTGATCGGCGCATGGCGCGCGGCCCGCGCGAGCGACGGCGCGCACGATCGGCACGCGGCCGCGCGGCGCGTCGCCGCCTAG
- the iolD gene encoding 3D-(3,5/4)-trihydroxycyclohexane-1,2-dione acylhydrolase (decyclizing), with amino-acid sequence MNRRAMDDETLRDPSVNDIIDDPAANAAGTVRLTAAQALVRYLAAQRVAAGDGNGSGGHDDGGEPLFGGVFAIFGHGNVAGLGEALYQHRDALPTYRAHNEQAMAHSAIAYAKAHFRRRMMAVTTSIGPGATNLVTAAALAHVNRLPVLLLPGDVFVSRAPDPVLQQIEDFHDGGISANDAFKAVSRYFDRIVHPAQLLTALPRAMRVLTDAALCGPVTLALPQDVQAMAHDYPAAFFAPRVVAFHAPAPVEAELEAALAQLRAAKRPFIVAGGGALYSEGGAAALAAFAERHGIPVGETQAGKSALPWDHPLNAGAIGVTGSPAANALASDADCVIAVGTRLQDFTTGSNTLFAHARVVGINANAFDALKHRASIVEADARLALDALGARLEGWRADAAWTARAHALAGDWRDAVTAVTHAPPRAGALPYDADVIGAVQRSAPDSAARDIAVCAAGTLPAELHKLWRAAAPGGYHVEYGYSCMGYEIAGGLGAKLAKPEREVIVMVGDGSYLMMNSEIATSVMLGAKLVVVVLDNRGYGCINRLQQACGGAPFNNLFDDCVQGPLGAPRIDFAAHARALGANAEHVADVAALEAALARARASDRTYVICIDTDPARTTADGGWWWEVAVPEVSPRDAVRDARANYERQVAARTGAGRASSSATSTPESST; translated from the coding sequence ATGAATCGCAGAGCAATGGACGACGAAACCCTACGAGACCCGAGCGTGAACGACATCATCGACGATCCGGCCGCGAACGCCGCCGGCACGGTCCGGCTGACCGCCGCGCAGGCGCTCGTGCGCTATCTGGCCGCGCAGCGCGTCGCGGCCGGCGACGGCAACGGCAGCGGCGGCCATGACGACGGCGGCGAGCCCCTCTTCGGCGGCGTGTTCGCGATCTTCGGACACGGCAACGTCGCGGGCCTCGGCGAAGCGCTCTATCAGCACCGCGACGCGCTGCCGACCTATCGCGCGCACAACGAGCAGGCGATGGCGCACAGCGCGATCGCGTACGCGAAGGCGCACTTCCGCCGCCGGATGATGGCCGTGACGACGTCGATCGGCCCCGGCGCGACGAACCTCGTCACCGCGGCCGCGCTCGCGCACGTGAACCGGCTGCCGGTGCTGCTGCTGCCGGGCGACGTCTTCGTGTCGCGCGCGCCGGACCCGGTGCTGCAGCAGATCGAGGATTTTCACGACGGCGGGATTTCGGCGAACGACGCGTTCAAGGCCGTGTCGCGCTACTTCGACCGGATCGTGCATCCGGCGCAGCTCCTCACCGCGCTGCCGCGCGCGATGCGCGTGCTGACCGACGCGGCCCTCTGCGGCCCCGTCACGCTCGCGCTGCCGCAGGACGTGCAGGCGATGGCGCACGACTACCCGGCCGCGTTCTTCGCGCCGCGCGTCGTCGCGTTCCATGCGCCCGCGCCCGTCGAGGCGGAACTCGAAGCGGCGCTCGCGCAGCTGCGCGCGGCGAAGCGGCCGTTCATCGTCGCGGGCGGCGGCGCGCTCTACAGCGAAGGCGGCGCGGCCGCGCTCGCCGCGTTCGCCGAGCGGCACGGGATTCCGGTCGGCGAGACGCAAGCGGGCAAGAGCGCGCTGCCGTGGGATCACCCGCTCAACGCGGGCGCGATCGGCGTGACGGGCTCGCCCGCCGCGAACGCGCTCGCGAGCGACGCCGATTGCGTGATCGCGGTCGGCACGCGGCTGCAGGACTTCACGACCGGCTCGAACACGCTGTTTGCGCACGCGCGCGTCGTCGGCATCAACGCGAACGCATTCGATGCGCTGAAGCACCGCGCGTCGATCGTCGAGGCCGATGCGCGGCTCGCGCTCGACGCGCTCGGCGCGCGCCTCGAAGGCTGGCGCGCGGACGCCGCGTGGACCGCGCGCGCGCATGCGCTCGCGGGCGATTGGCGCGACGCCGTGACGGCCGTCACGCACGCGCCGCCGCGCGCGGGCGCGCTGCCGTACGACGCCGACGTGATCGGCGCCGTCCAGCGCTCCGCGCCCGACTCGGCCGCGCGCGACATCGCGGTCTGCGCGGCGGGCACGCTGCCCGCCGAGCTGCACAAGCTGTGGCGCGCGGCGGCGCCGGGCGGCTATCACGTCGAATACGGCTATTCGTGCATGGGCTACGAGATCGCGGGCGGCCTGGGCGCGAAGCTCGCGAAGCCCGAGCGCGAAGTGATCGTGATGGTCGGCGACGGCAGCTATCTGATGATGAACAGCGAGATCGCGACGTCGGTGATGCTCGGCGCGAAGCTCGTCGTCGTCGTGCTCGACAACCGCGGCTACGGCTGCATCAACCGGCTGCAGCAGGCCTGCGGCGGCGCGCCGTTCAACAACCTGTTCGACGACTGCGTGCAAGGCCCGCTCGGCGCGCCGCGGATCGACTTCGCCGCGCACGCGCGCGCGCTCGGCGCAAACGCGGAGCACGTCGCCGACGTCGCCGCGCTCGAAGCGGCGCTCGCGCGCGCCCGCGCGTCCGATCGCACGTACGTGATCTGCATCGACACCGACCCCGCCCGCACGACGGCCGACGGCGGCTGGTGGTGGGAAGTCGCGGTGCCCGAAGTGTCGCCGCGCGACGCGGTGCGCGACGCGCGCGCGAACTACGAGCGGCAGGTCGCCGCCCGCACGGGCGCCGGCCGCGCATCGTCCTCAGCAACCTCTACCCCGGAATCATCGACATGA
- the iolE gene encoding myo-inosose-2 dehydratase, with translation MSASDIRIGVNPLSWMNDDLPSLGGETPLSVALAEGREIGYEGFELGNKFPREPQALKTLLAQYDLSLVSGWYSGRLAERGVQEEIDAVGPHLELLAKNGATVMVYGEVAGTIQGSPAPLYQRPRFVDGAQWDAYAERVDAFARYTLSQGVRLGYHHHMGAYVESPADVDRLMASTSDAVGLLFDAGHMTFGGGDPVAALAKHIDRVCHVHCKDVRPAVIKLARNRNWSFLDAVIAGAFTVPGDGAIDFPAIIGMLKRHGYRGWLVVEAEQDPAVAPSYAYAQQGYRTLRALVDAPLSPVDHKEAA, from the coding sequence ATGAGCGCATCCGACATCCGTATCGGCGTCAATCCGCTGTCGTGGATGAACGACGACCTGCCGTCGCTCGGCGGCGAGACGCCGCTGTCCGTCGCGCTGGCCGAAGGCCGCGAGATCGGCTATGAAGGCTTCGAGCTCGGCAACAAGTTTCCGCGCGAGCCGCAGGCGCTGAAGACGCTGCTCGCGCAGTACGACCTGTCGCTCGTGTCCGGCTGGTACTCGGGGCGGCTCGCCGAGCGCGGCGTGCAGGAAGAGATCGACGCGGTCGGCCCGCATCTCGAACTGCTCGCGAAGAACGGCGCAACCGTGATGGTGTACGGCGAAGTCGCCGGCACGATCCAGGGCTCGCCCGCGCCGCTCTACCAGCGCCCGCGCTTCGTCGACGGCGCGCAATGGGACGCGTACGCCGAGCGCGTCGACGCATTCGCGCGCTACACGCTCTCGCAAGGCGTGCGGCTCGGCTATCACCATCACATGGGCGCGTACGTCGAATCCCCCGCCGACGTCGACCGCCTGATGGCGAGCACGAGCGACGCGGTCGGCCTGCTGTTCGACGCCGGGCACATGACGTTCGGCGGCGGCGATCCGGTCGCGGCGCTCGCGAAGCACATCGACCGCGTATGCCACGTCCACTGCAAGGACGTGCGCCCCGCCGTCATCAAGCTCGCGCGCAACCGCAACTGGAGCTTCCTCGACGCGGTGATCGCCGGCGCGTTCACCGTGCCGGGCGACGGCGCTATCGATTTCCCGGCGATCATCGGCATGCTGAAGCGCCACGGCTATCGCGGCTGGCTCGTCGTCGAGGCCGAGCAGGACCCGGCCGTCGCGCCGAGCTACGCGTATGCGCAACAGGGCTATCGGACGCTGCGCGCGCTCGTCGACGCGCCGCTTTCGCCCGTCGATCACAAGGAGGCGGCTTAA
- the iolB gene encoding 5-deoxy-glucuronate isomerase, whose product MSLLVKGASDGTSIARVTPESAHWKHVGFAAYRLKAGESVELVEAAREMCIVVLTGAVDVEADDGARWTELGSRDSVFDGVAPYALYLPPKRRVTVRASRDAELGVASAPAAGRYPARLIKPSQMQRSVRGSGANTRYVCDILPQTEPAESLLVVEVRTPSGHSSSYPPHKHDTDNAPVESSLEETYYHRVHPPQGFVFQRVYTDSRDIDESMAVCDHDVVLVPRGYHPVVVPYGYESYYLNVMAGPTRVWHFKNDPAHEWMLGER is encoded by the coding sequence ATGAGTCTGCTCGTCAAGGGCGCGAGCGACGGCACGTCGATCGCGCGCGTCACGCCGGAATCGGCGCACTGGAAACACGTCGGCTTCGCCGCGTATCGGCTGAAGGCGGGCGAATCGGTCGAGCTCGTCGAGGCCGCGCGCGAGATGTGCATCGTCGTGCTGACGGGCGCCGTCGACGTCGAGGCGGACGACGGCGCGCGCTGGACCGAGCTCGGCTCGCGCGACAGCGTGTTCGACGGCGTCGCGCCGTATGCGCTCTATCTGCCGCCGAAGCGGCGCGTGACCGTGCGCGCGTCGCGCGACGCGGAGCTCGGCGTCGCGAGCGCGCCCGCGGCCGGCCGCTATCCCGCGCGGCTCATCAAGCCGTCGCAGATGCAGCGCTCGGTGCGCGGCAGCGGCGCGAACACGCGCTACGTCTGCGACATCCTCCCGCAAACGGAACCGGCCGAATCGCTGCTCGTCGTCGAGGTGCGCACGCCGTCCGGGCATTCGTCGAGCTATCCGCCGCACAAGCACGATACCGATAACGCGCCCGTCGAAAGCTCGCTCGAAGAGACGTACTACCACCGCGTGCATCCGCCGCAGGGCTTCGTGTTCCAGCGCGTGTACACCGATTCGCGCGACATCGACGAATCGATGGCCGTGTGCGACCACGACGTCGTGCTCGTGCCGCGCGGCTACCACCCGGTCGTCGTGCCTTACGGATACGAGTCGTACTATCTGAACGTGATGGCCGGGCCGACTCGCGTGTGGCACTTCAAGAACGATCCCGCGCACGAGTGGATGCTGGGCGAACGGTGA
- a CDS encoding ABC transporter ATP-binding protein produces MSALLELRGVRAGYGALPVLDGVDLRIAAGEAVALIGRNGSGRSTLAKAIMGIVRAAGAMRIDGVDVAGEPPFAIARHRVGYVAESRDVFALLSVEDNLRLGLRGARRSAARAALADARERYPMLAERWRTKAGVLSGGEQQMLALARALIGAPRVLIVDEPAEGLAPLAVEQVRACLADAQAQGVALLLIEQRMQLAPALASRVAVMGRGRIVYDGAPDALDAETVARWLSVG; encoded by the coding sequence ATGAGCGCGCTGCTCGAACTGCGCGGCGTGCGCGCCGGATACGGCGCGCTGCCGGTGCTCGACGGCGTCGACCTGCGGATCGCGGCGGGCGAGGCCGTCGCGCTGATCGGCCGCAACGGCTCGGGCCGCTCGACGCTCGCGAAGGCGATCATGGGCATCGTGCGGGCCGCGGGCGCGATGCGCATCGACGGCGTCGACGTCGCGGGCGAGCCGCCGTTCGCGATCGCGCGGCATCGCGTCGGCTACGTCGCCGAGAGCCGCGACGTGTTTGCGCTGCTGAGCGTCGAGGACAATCTGCGGCTCGGCCTGCGCGGCGCGCGTCGCTCGGCCGCGCGCGCGGCGCTCGCCGACGCGCGCGAGCGCTATCCGATGCTCGCCGAGCGCTGGCGGACGAAGGCGGGCGTGCTGTCGGGCGGCGAGCAGCAGATGCTCGCGCTCGCGCGCGCGCTGATCGGCGCGCCGCGCGTGCTGATCGTCGACGAGCCGGCCGAAGGGCTCGCGCCGCTCGCGGTCGAGCAGGTCCGCGCGTGCCTCGCCGACGCGCAGGCGCAAGGCGTCGCGTTGCTCCTGATCGAGCAGCGGATGCAGCTTGCACCGGCGCTCGCGTCGCGCGTCGCGGTGATGGGGCGGGGAAGAATCGTCTACGACGGCGCGCCCGATGCGCTCGACGCGGAAACGGTCGCGCGCTGGCTGAGCGTCGGTTGA
- a CDS encoding ATP-binding cassette domain-containing protein — MSSATVRSRLSHALPWLALIALLAVPALVWPRGWMLGYLAQTAALIVLALSYNLLLGATGLLSFGHAAFAGLGAFAAAHVFNRYGLPLPLVPLAGGVAGAGFGALFGFIATRRAGTAFAMITLGLGELVAAAAWSVPGWFGGAGGVSIDRASGPALGAWHFARPMHAYALIALWCVGAAAAMRALAGTPFARLANAVRDNPARVAALGTDPRRVRYAMAVAAAFFAGVSGALTLIDVEVATSESVGMLRSGAVLFATVIGGATGFFGPVVGAVLLTFFSVFVASVSRAWLLYLGVLFVAVVLAAPGGVSGRWRARRDARRHGGARVDWRRELAGAGAAIALGVAIVFVVELAYALQFAQDEGRRAVIGPWRFDAGAPLGWSIAAAAAAIGAGLARAARRSGGMSRSTESDVDGADASDARDVSDVVGLANARESANVSGAAASFAAPAAPGATAAGLGRASVRGATAPPALRVTNVGKSFGATPVLAGVDLTIRHGERHALIGPNGAGKSTLFDLIAGALAPTRGRIALNGVELGRRGPHAVARLGLARSFQQTSVFARMTVYDNLRCAALHAPRQRRRWRNRLADAAAIDRAADAALASIGLAARRDVLAGSLSYAEQRALDVGLALASGASVFLFDEPTAGMSREQARRTIELIRRATAGKTVLMIEHDMDAVFGFADRVSVLVRGELVATGTPAAIRANAAVRAAYLGEAFER; from the coding sequence ATGTCTAGCGCGACCGTGCGAAGCCGCCTGTCTCACGCGTTGCCGTGGCTCGCGCTGATCGCGCTCCTCGCCGTGCCGGCGCTCGTGTGGCCGCGCGGCTGGATGCTCGGCTATCTCGCGCAGACGGCCGCGCTGATCGTGCTCGCGCTGTCGTACAACCTGCTGCTCGGCGCGACCGGGCTGCTGTCGTTCGGGCACGCGGCGTTCGCGGGGCTCGGCGCGTTCGCCGCCGCGCACGTGTTCAATCGCTATGGCTTGCCGCTGCCGCTCGTGCCGCTCGCGGGCGGCGTCGCGGGCGCGGGCTTCGGCGCGCTGTTCGGCTTCATCGCGACGCGGCGCGCGGGCACCGCGTTCGCGATGATCACGCTCGGGCTCGGCGAGCTCGTCGCCGCGGCCGCGTGGAGCGTGCCCGGCTGGTTCGGCGGCGCGGGCGGCGTGTCGATCGACCGGGCGAGCGGCCCCGCGCTCGGCGCGTGGCATTTCGCGCGGCCGATGCACGCGTATGCGCTGATCGCGCTCTGGTGCGTCGGCGCGGCGGCCGCGATGCGCGCGCTCGCGGGCACGCCGTTCGCGCGGCTCGCGAACGCGGTCCGCGACAACCCGGCGCGCGTCGCCGCGCTCGGCACCGATCCGCGCCGCGTGCGCTACGCGATGGCGGTCGCGGCGGCGTTTTTTGCGGGCGTGTCGGGCGCGCTCACGCTGATCGACGTCGAGGTCGCGACGTCGGAGAGCGTCGGGATGCTGCGCTCGGGCGCCGTGCTGTTCGCGACCGTGATCGGCGGCGCGACGGGGTTTTTCGGGCCGGTCGTCGGCGCGGTGCTGCTGACGTTCTTCAGCGTGTTCGTCGCGAGCGTGTCGCGGGCGTGGCTGCTGTATCTGGGCGTGTTGTTCGTCGCCGTCGTGCTGGCGGCGCCGGGCGGCGTGAGCGGCCGATGGCGCGCGCGGCGCGATGCGCGGCGGCATGGCGGCGCGCGCGTCGACTGGCGGCGTGAATTGGCCGGCGCGGGTGCGGCGATCGCGCTCGGCGTCGCGATCGTGTTCGTCGTCGAGCTCGCGTATGCGCTGCAGTTCGCGCAGGACGAAGGGCGGCGCGCCGTCATCGGGCCCTGGCGGTTCGATGCAGGCGCGCCGCTCGGCTGGAGCATCGCGGCGGCCGCCGCGGCGATCGGCGCGGGGCTCGCGCGCGCGGCGCGGCGGTCGGGCGGCATGTCTCGGTCGACTGAGTCGGATGTCGATGGTGCCGACGCATCCGATGCGCGTGACGTGAGCGACGTGGTCGGCTTGGCGAATGCGCGTGAAAGCGCGAACGTGTCCGGCGCCGCCGCGTCGTTCGCTGCGCCGGCGGCGCCTGGCGCCACCGCGGCAGGCCTCGGCCGCGCGAGCGTGCGGGGCGCGACCGCGCCGCCCGCGCTGCGCGTGACGAACGTCGGCAAATCGTTCGGCGCGACGCCGGTGCTCGCCGGCGTCGATCTGACGATCCGGCACGGCGAGCGCCACGCGCTGATCGGCCCGAACGGCGCGGGCAAATCGACGCTCTTCGACCTGATCGCGGGCGCGCTCGCGCCGACGCGCGGACGCATCGCGCTGAACGGCGTCGAGCTCGGGCGGCGCGGCCCGCATGCGGTCGCGCGTCTCGGGCTTGCGCGCAGCTTCCAGCAGACGAGCGTGTTCGCGCGGATGACCGTTTACGACAACCTGCGTTGCGCGGCGCTGCACGCGCCGCGGCAGCGCCGCCGCTGGCGCAACCGGCTCGCCGACGCCGCCGCGATCGATCGCGCCGCCGACGCCGCGCTCGCGTCGATCGGCCTCGCCGCGCGCCGCGACGTGCTCGCGGGCAGCCTCAGCTACGCGGAGCAGCGCGCGCTCGATGTCGGACTCGCGCTCGCGAGCGGCGCGTCGGTGTTCCTGTTCGACGAGCCGACGGCGGGCATGAGCCGCGAGCAGGCGCGGCGGACGATCGAACTGATCCGGCGCGCGACGGCGGGCAAGACGGTGCTGATGATCGAGCACGACATGGACGCGGTGTTCGGTTTCGCCGATCGCGTGTCGGTCCTCGTGCGCGGCGAGCTCGTCGCGACCGGCACGCCCGCGGCGATCCGCGCGAACGCGGCGGTGCGCGCCGCGTATCTCGGCGAGGCGTTCGAGCGATGA
- a CDS encoding branched-chain amino acid ABC transporter permease: MQSIVINLLNGLSYGLLLFMLCAGLTLIFSMLGVLNFAHASFYMLGAYVGFAIAAHTNFWIALAVAPLVVGAFGALCERTLLRRVRASGHLDELLLTFGLAYLIAEGVKLAWGLAPLAAPVPAALDGPAFTVYGAAFSRYRVFMMAVSVAMLGASWAGLRVSQTGLVVRAALTHRTAVEALGHDVPRVMTLVFAAGTALAALAGVIGAPLAVIEPAMAETLGSVVFAVIVIGGLGSLAGALAASLVVGCAQTFATASSASLNDAAEWAGIALPDAWRALTVAQLAPLIPYLLLVAVLACRARGLFGERADV, from the coding sequence GTGCAGTCGATCGTCATCAATCTGCTGAACGGCCTGAGCTACGGGCTGTTGCTGTTCATGTTGTGCGCGGGGCTCACGCTGATCTTCAGCATGCTAGGCGTGCTGAATTTCGCGCATGCGAGCTTTTACATGCTGGGCGCCTATGTCGGCTTCGCGATCGCCGCGCACACGAATTTCTGGATCGCGCTCGCCGTCGCGCCGCTCGTCGTCGGCGCGTTCGGCGCGCTGTGCGAGCGCACGCTGCTGCGGCGCGTGAGGGCGAGCGGCCATCTCGACGAATTGCTGCTGACGTTCGGGCTCGCGTATCTGATCGCCGAAGGCGTGAAGCTCGCGTGGGGGCTCGCGCCGCTCGCCGCGCCCGTGCCGGCCGCGCTCGACGGCCCCGCGTTCACCGTCTACGGCGCGGCGTTTTCGCGTTATCGCGTATTCATGATGGCCGTGTCGGTCGCGATGCTCGGCGCGTCGTGGGCGGGGCTGCGCGTGTCGCAGACGGGGCTCGTGGTGCGCGCGGCGCTTACGCATCGCACGGCCGTCGAGGCGCTCGGCCACGACGTGCCGCGCGTGATGACGCTCGTGTTCGCCGCGGGCACCGCGCTCGCCGCGCTGGCGGGCGTGATCGGCGCGCCGCTCGCGGTGATCGAGCCCGCGATGGCGGAGACGCTCGGCTCGGTCGTGTTCGCGGTGATCGTGATCGGCGGGCTCGGCTCGCTCGCGGGCGCGCTCGCCGCATCGCTCGTCGTCGGCTGCGCGCAGACGTTCGCGACGGCGAGCAGCGCGTCGCTCAACGACGCCGCCGAATGGGCCGGCATCGCGCTGCCCGACGCGTGGCGCGCGCTGACGGTCGCGCAGCTCGCGCCGCTGATTCCGTATCTGCTGCTCGTCGCCGTGCTCGCGTGCCGCGCGCGCGGCCTGTTCGGCGAGCGCGCCGATGTCTAG
- a CDS encoding acyl-CoA thioesterase has translation MSAAKPVPLPRSAYRHFLPITTRWMDNDVYGHVNNVVYYSYFDTVVNEYLIRRGVLDVEHGETIGLVVETQCNYFAPLVFPQRVEAGLRVARLGSSSVRYEIGLFADGETSAAAQGHFVHVYVDRATRRPAPLPEPLRAALESLAVEAA, from the coding sequence ATGTCCGCCGCCAAACCCGTTCCGCTGCCGCGCAGCGCCTATCGCCACTTCCTGCCGATCACGACGCGCTGGATGGACAACGACGTCTATGGGCACGTCAACAACGTCGTCTATTACAGCTATTTCGACACGGTCGTCAACGAATACCTGATCCGCCGCGGCGTGCTCGACGTCGAGCATGGCGAGACGATCGGCCTCGTCGTCGAGACGCAGTGCAACTACTTCGCGCCGCTCGTGTTTCCGCAGCGCGTCGAGGCGGGACTGCGGGTCGCGCGGCTCGGCTCGTCGAGCGTGCGCTACGAGATCGGCCTCTTCGCGGACGGCGAGACGTCGGCCGCCGCGCAAGGGCATTTCGTGCACGTGTACGTCGATCGCGCGACGCGCCGTCCGGCGCCGCTGCCCGAACCGCTGCGCGCCGCGCTCGAGTCGCTCGCCGTGGAGGCGGCCTGA